The Candidatus Polarisedimenticolaceae bacterium genome includes a region encoding these proteins:
- the groL gene encoding chaperonin GroEL (60 kDa chaperone family; promotes refolding of misfolded polypeptides especially under stressful conditions; forms two stacked rings of heptamers to form a barrel-shaped 14mer; ends can be capped by GroES; misfolded proteins enter the barrel where they are refolded when GroES binds) codes for MAAKNITYAEDARHAMLRGVNKLADAVKITLGPKGRNVVLEKKFGSPLSTKDGVSVAKEIELEDARENMGAQLVREVASKTSDVAGDGTTTATVLAQAIFREGVKAVTAGSNPMDIKRGIDKAVESVTADIKKLSRPIAGKAIAQVGTISANNDSSIGEIIAQAMEKVGKDGVITVEEAKGLETSLEVVEGMQFDRGYLSPYFITDPERMEVTLEDAYILINEKKISSMKDLLPVLEQVAKSGKPLLIIAEDIEGEALATLVVNKLRGTLHAAAVKAPGFGDRRKAMLEDIAILTGGKCITEDLGIRLENVKLEDLGRAKKLVIDKENTTIVEGAGKAKAIEGRVKQIRTQIDETTSDYDREKLQERLAKLVGGVAVIKVGAATESEMKEKKARVEDAMHATKAAVEEGIVPGGGVALIRGIKSLDDLLKKEKNEDIGVGVRIVKRALEEPVRQIANNAGYEGSVIVNQVKELEGAKGFDAQNEKFVDMIDAGIIDPTKVVRSALQNAASIAGLMLTTEAVINEIPEEKKAAQGMPGGMGGGMGGDF; via the coding sequence ATGGCTGCCAAGAACATCACCTACGCCGAAGACGCCCGTCACGCGATGCTCCGCGGCGTCAACAAGCTCGCCGACGCCGTGAAGATCACCCTCGGCCCCAAGGGCCGGAACGTGGTCCTCGAGAAGAAGTTCGGCTCCCCGCTGTCCACCAAGGACGGCGTTTCCGTCGCCAAGGAGATCGAGCTGGAGGACGCCCGCGAGAACATGGGCGCCCAGCTCGTCCGTGAGGTCGCCTCCAAGACCTCCGACGTCGCCGGCGACGGCACGACGACCGCGACGGTGCTCGCCCAGGCGATCTTCCGCGAGGGCGTGAAGGCCGTCACGGCCGGATCGAACCCGATGGACATCAAGCGCGGCATCGACAAGGCCGTCGAGTCTGTCACCGCCGATATCAAGAAGCTGTCGCGCCCGATCGCCGGCAAGGCGATCGCGCAGGTCGGCACGATCTCGGCGAACAACGACTCGTCGATCGGCGAGATCATCGCGCAGGCGATGGAGAAGGTCGGCAAGGACGGCGTCATCACGGTCGAGGAGGCCAAGGGCCTCGAGACCTCCCTCGAGGTGGTCGAGGGGATGCAGTTCGATCGCGGGTACCTCTCCCCGTACTTCATCACCGACCCCGAGCGGATGGAAGTCACCCTCGAGGACGCCTACATCCTCATCAACGAGAAGAAGATCTCCTCGATGAAGGACCTCCTCCCCGTGCTCGAGCAGGTCGCCAAGTCCGGCAAGCCCCTGCTGATCATCGCCGAGGACATCGAGGGCGAGGCGCTGGCCACCCTCGTCGTCAACAAGCTCCGCGGCACGCTGCACGCCGCGGCCGTCAAGGCCCCCGGCTTCGGCGATCGCCGCAAGGCGATGCTCGAGGACATCGCGATCCTCACCGGCGGCAAGTGCATCACCGAGGACCTCGGCATCCGTCTCGAGAACGTCAAGCTCGAGGACCTCGGCCGCGCCAAGAAGCTCGTGATCGACAAGGAAAACACCACGATCGTCGAGGGCGCCGGCAAGGCGAAGGCGATCGAGGGCCGCGTCAAGCAGATCCGCACCCAGATCGACGAGACCACCTCCGACTACGACCGCGAGAAGCTCCAGGAGCGCCTCGCCAAGCTCGTCGGCGGCGTCGCGGTGATCAAGGTGGGAGCCGCGACCGAGTCCGAGATGAAGGAGAAGAAGGCGCGCGTCGAGGACGCGATGCACGCCACCAAGGCCGCCGTCGAGGAGGGGATCGTCCCCGGAGGCGGCGTCGCCCTCATCCGCGGGATCAAGAGCCTCGACGACCTCCTGAAGAAGGAGAAGAACGAGGACATCGGCGTGGGCGTCCGCATCGTCAAGCGCGCCCTCGAGGAGCCGGTTCGTCAGATCGCGAACAACGCCGGCTACGAGGGCTCGGTGATCGTCAACCAGGTCAAGGAGCTCGAGGGCGCCAAGGGCTTCGACGCGCAGAACGAGAAGTTCGTCGACATGATCGACGCGGGCATCATCGACCCGACGAAGGTCGTGCGCTCGGCGCTCCAGAACGCGGCTTCGATCGCGGGGCTCATGCTCACGACCGAGGCGGTGATCAACGAGATCCCCGAGGAGAAGAAGGCCGCGCAGGGCATGCCGGGCGGCATGGGCGGCGGCATGGGCGGAGACTTCTGA
- a CDS encoding DMT family transporter, translating into MDIRARLRKEPGLSLYAALVAVQVFFGVHYLAAKVVLREIPPPAWATIRVAASAAILLAWAAWTGKLPRGRREIGELALYAVFGVVINQICFIEGLSRTTATHSAILNTMIPVGTLAFAIVLGREAFTAAKGWSLALAFTGVMLVVRPDRASFSSQTLVGDLLTLVNGLSYALFLVISKRILQRVDAVGATALLLLFGSAGIGLYGWRDLAALDFASVSPTAWWTGAFIVLLPTVAAYFLIYWALARAESSMVALWVYLQPVIAGVLSAVFLGERVTTTTLVGAALIFAAVAFATRRSAQGQPAEQLDPAR; encoded by the coding sequence TTGGACATAAGGGCCCGGCTCCGCAAGGAGCCGGGCCTTTCTCTTTACGCGGCCCTCGTCGCCGTCCAGGTCTTCTTCGGAGTCCACTACCTCGCCGCGAAGGTCGTGCTGCGCGAGATCCCTCCCCCCGCGTGGGCGACGATCCGGGTCGCCGCTTCCGCCGCGATCCTGCTCGCGTGGGCCGCGTGGACGGGGAAGCTCCCGCGCGGACGCCGGGAGATCGGCGAGCTCGCCCTTTACGCCGTCTTCGGCGTCGTGATCAACCAGATCTGCTTCATCGAGGGGCTGTCCCGCACGACGGCGACGCACTCGGCGATCCTCAACACGATGATCCCCGTCGGGACCCTCGCCTTCGCGATCGTGCTCGGCCGCGAGGCCTTCACGGCGGCGAAGGGGTGGTCGCTGGCCCTCGCCTTCACCGGGGTCATGCTCGTCGTCCGTCCCGACCGCGCGTCGTTCTCCTCGCAGACCCTCGTCGGGGATCTCCTCACCCTCGTCAACGGCCTGTCGTACGCCCTCTTCCTCGTGATCTCCAAGCGCATCCTCCAGCGCGTGGACGCCGTCGGCGCGACGGCGCTGCTCCTGCTCTTCGGGAGCGCGGGGATCGGCCTGTACGGCTGGCGCGACCTCGCGGCGCTCGACTTCGCCTCGGTCTCGCCGACCGCCTGGTGGACCGGCGCGTTCATCGTCCTGCTCCCGACCGTGGCGGCCTATTTCCTGATCTACTGGGCGCTCGCACGCGCCGAGTCGTCGATGGTCGCGCTCTGGGTCTACCTGCAGCCGGTCATCGCGGGAGTCCTCTCCGCGGTTTTCCTCGGGGAGCGCGTGACCACCACGACCCTCGTCGGAGCGGCGCTGATCTTCGCGGCGGTCGCCTTCGCGACCCGGCGGTCAGCCCAGGGCCAGCCGGCAGAGCAGCTCGACCCCGCGAGGTAG